The Sinomicrobium kalidii genome contains a region encoding:
- a CDS encoding DNA translocase FtsK, with protein MVKKRNRKKATSTKPKTSRFTFSKQNKIILGSLGMLLSIALCIAFISFFFTWQQDQSLLSEFADRNAQAKNWLNKFGASVSYFFIYKGFGLAAFVFIYLFFLTGLHWFIGLNRKKVVNHWTWGILSIIWLSVFFGFFAARAPLLGGVVGYEMNDFLQDYTGKTGVILLLLFGLIVFAVKKLKITPEKIGTYFAGVREGVRRDFHKAQTASPDRREKEEPAIKTSGDTRSPFEEALEKQEKGPAASNYSRIDKTSDVDIENSFEVKIAPEEDTHSTSSATGKRNVPEGGDHDDIKMEVEKVEEEKEETDILSDKLVQDFGEFDPKLELGHYQFPPLDLLVEHGGQSGITINQEELEENKNRIVETLKQYKIDISQIKATIGPTVTLYEIVPAAGIRISKIKNLEDDIALSLAALGIRIIAPIPGRGTIGIEVPNKNPTTVSMRSVIASTRFQNAEMELPVALGKNISNETFVVDLAKMPHLLMAGATGQGKSVGLNAILTSLLYKKHPAEVKFVLVDPKKVELTLFNKIERHYLAKLPDTEEAIITDNTKVINTLNSLCIEMDNRYELLKDAMVRNVKEYNAKFKARKLNPNNGHKFLPYIVLVVDEFADLIMTAGKEVETPIARLAQLARAIGIHLIIATQRPSVNVITGIIKANFPARVAFRVTSKIDSRTILDNQGADQLIGRGDMLYTQGNDIVRLQCAFVDTPEVAKITDFIGSQKAYPDAHLLPEYVGEESGTGIDIDTKERDALFREAAEVIVMAQQGSASLLQRKLKLGYNRAGRIIDQLEAAGIVGPFEGSKARQVLIPDTLALEQLLNNEQNDNES; from the coding sequence ATGGTTAAAAAAAGGAACAGAAAAAAAGCTACCTCGACAAAGCCCAAAACCTCAAGATTTACTTTTTCAAAACAAAACAAGATCATTCTCGGGAGCCTGGGTATGTTGTTGAGCATTGCCTTGTGCATTGCTTTTATCTCTTTCTTCTTTACCTGGCAACAGGACCAGAGCCTGCTTTCCGAATTTGCGGACCGCAATGCCCAGGCCAAAAACTGGCTCAATAAGTTCGGGGCTTCGGTGAGCTATTTTTTCATTTACAAAGGGTTCGGCCTTGCGGCTTTCGTATTCATCTATCTGTTTTTTCTTACCGGACTGCACTGGTTTATAGGGCTGAACAGAAAGAAGGTCGTCAATCACTGGACCTGGGGGATACTGAGCATTATATGGCTGTCTGTTTTTTTCGGTTTCTTTGCTGCAAGGGCTCCCCTGCTCGGAGGTGTCGTGGGCTATGAAATGAACGACTTTCTACAGGATTATACCGGAAAAACAGGAGTTATTCTTTTGCTTCTCTTTGGCCTTATCGTGTTCGCCGTAAAAAAACTGAAAATAACACCGGAAAAGATCGGTACTTATTTCGCCGGGGTACGGGAAGGCGTACGAAGAGACTTTCACAAGGCACAAACAGCATCACCCGACAGGCGGGAAAAGGAGGAACCTGCTATAAAAACAAGCGGAGATACCCGGTCGCCTTTTGAAGAAGCCCTGGAAAAACAGGAAAAAGGGCCTGCCGCATCCAATTACTCCCGTATCGACAAGACCTCCGACGTGGATATCGAAAATTCTTTTGAAGTAAAAATAGCTCCGGAAGAAGATACCCACAGCACTTCTTCCGCAACAGGAAAGCGCAATGTCCCAGAAGGCGGAGATCACGACGACATTAAAATGGAAGTGGAAAAGGTCGAAGAAGAAAAAGAGGAAACCGATATCCTTTCGGACAAACTGGTTCAGGATTTCGGGGAATTCGACCCCAAACTCGAACTGGGCCATTATCAGTTCCCTCCGCTGGACCTGCTCGTTGAGCACGGCGGACAAAGCGGTATAACCATCAACCAGGAAGAACTCGAAGAAAACAAGAACCGGATCGTCGAGACTTTAAAGCAATATAAGATCGATATCTCCCAGATAAAAGCCACTATCGGGCCAACCGTGACCCTTTATGAAATTGTTCCGGCAGCCGGGATACGGATCTCCAAGATCAAAAACCTGGAAGACGATATTGCCCTTTCACTGGCTGCACTTGGCATACGTATCATCGCCCCGATCCCGGGCAGGGGGACTATCGGTATTGAAGTACCCAACAAGAACCCCACCACCGTTTCCATGCGGTCGGTTATTGCTTCCACCCGTTTTCAGAATGCCGAAATGGAACTTCCCGTGGCCCTGGGTAAAAATATCAGTAACGAAACCTTTGTGGTAGACCTGGCCAAAATGCCCCACCTGCTCATGGCCGGTGCAACGGGACAGGGAAAATCCGTAGGGTTAAACGCCATACTGACCTCGCTGTTGTACAAAAAACACCCGGCAGAGGTAAAATTCGTACTGGTCGACCCGAAAAAGGTGGAACTCACCCTCTTCAACAAAATAGAGCGGCATTACCTGGCCAAACTTCCCGATACGGAAGAGGCGATCATTACGGACAATACCAAGGTGATAAACACCCTGAACTCGCTTTGTATCGAGATGGACAACCGTTACGAACTGCTGAAAGATGCCATGGTACGTAACGTCAAGGAATATAACGCCAAGTTCAAGGCGCGGAAGCTGAACCCCAATAACGGGCATAAATTCCTTCCGTATATCGTACTGGTCGTAGATGAATTTGCCGACCTCATCATGACCGCCGGAAAAGAGGTAGAAACCCCCATTGCCAGACTGGCTCAACTTGCCCGTGCCATTGGTATTCACCTTATCATTGCCACACAGCGCCCCTCTGTTAATGTAATTACCGGAATTATCAAGGCCAATTTCCCGGCACGGGTAGCGTTTCGTGTAACCTCCAAGATCGATTCGAGGACCATTCTGGACAACCAGGGTGCCGATCAGCTCATAGGCCGGGGAGATATGCTCTATACACAAGGAAATGACATTGTACGGCTGCAATGTGCCTTTGTAGACACCCCAGAAGTGGCTAAAATAACCGATTTTATAGGCTCCCAGAAGGCCTATCCCGACGCGCACCTGCTCCCCGAATATGTGGGGGAAGAATCTGGCACGGGTATTGATATAGATACCAAAGAACGGGATGCCCTTTTCAGGGAAGCTGCGGAAGTTATTGTAATGGCACAACAGGGATCGGCATCACTCTTGCAGCGAAAGCTGAAACTGGGGTACAACAGGGCCGGAAGGATTATCGACCAACTGGAAGCGGCCGGAATTGTAGGCCCCTTCGAAGGCAGTAAGGCGCGACAGGTACTCATACCCGATACTCTTGCCCTCGAACAGCTGCTGAACAACGAACAAAATGACAATGAGAGCTGA
- a CDS encoding diacylglycerol kinase: MGVFLKNRLKSIRYAARGALLLFRTEASIKVQFVIGLLATVAGFYFHISATEWMVQLLTIALVMSIEGVNTAIEKIADFVHPDHHHKIGIIKDISAGAVFIAAVMAVIAGCIIYIPKIF; encoded by the coding sequence ATGGGGGTTTTCCTCAAAAACAGGCTAAAAAGTATCCGCTATGCGGCCAGGGGTGCCCTGCTTCTGTTCAGAACGGAAGCCAGTATCAAGGTACAGTTTGTCATAGGCCTTCTCGCTACCGTCGCGGGGTTTTACTTTCATATATCCGCAACGGAGTGGATGGTGCAACTGCTTACCATAGCCCTGGTCATGAGTATTGAGGGTGTAAACACGGCTATCGAAAAAATAGCGGACTTTGTTCACCCGGACCATCATCACAAAATCGGTATTATAAAGGACATCTCCGCGGGGGCCGTCTTTATAGCTGCCGTTATGGCAGTTATTGCGGGATGCATAATCTATATTCCCAAAATATTTTAA
- the tpx gene encoding thiol peroxidase codes for MATVTLKGNAINTAGELPGVNQKAPDFSLVKSDLSSASLQDFKGKKVVLNIFPSVDTGTCAASVRKFNREASALENTAVLCVSRDLPFAQARFCGAEGLDNVITLSDFRERNFGKDYGVEFVDGPLSGLLSRSVVVIDEDGKVVHAQQVSETVDEPDYDAALTALK; via the coding sequence ATGGCAACAGTAACACTAAAAGGAAATGCAATTAACACCGCAGGCGAACTGCCTGGAGTAAATCAAAAAGCACCGGATTTTTCACTGGTAAAAAGCGACCTGTCTTCGGCCTCCCTTCAGGACTTCAAGGGAAAAAAGGTTGTGCTGAACATCTTCCCGAGCGTGGATACCGGCACTTGCGCCGCATCCGTACGAAAATTTAACCGGGAAGCATCTGCCCTGGAAAACACTGCCGTACTGTGTGTTTCCCGCGATCTGCCTTTTGCCCAGGCCCGTTTTTGTGGCGCTGAGGGCCTGGACAATGTTATCACACTGTCCGATTTCCGGGAGCGCAACTTCGGCAAGGATTACGGAGTGGAATTTGTTGACGGTCCGCTCTCCGGGTTGCTTTCCAGGTCTGTCGTGGTTATTGACGAAGACGGCAAGGTAGTCCACGCCCAGCAGGTTTCGGAAACCGTTGACGAACCCGATTATGATGCCGCCCTCACGGCGTTGAAGTAA
- a CDS encoding DUF6952 family protein yields the protein MKLPIIKHLANFIEENDQDYVIETIETLEALTEVPSLKDEELDVIGELISNMYGAVEVDKMVKDGMPRKEALNTFMGRVLGSIDK from the coding sequence ATGAAATTACCGATAATCAAACATCTGGCGAACTTCATAGAAGAAAACGACCAGGACTATGTGATCGAAACCATAGAAACCCTGGAAGCGCTCACCGAAGTTCCTTCCCTGAAGGATGAAGAACTGGATGTTATAGGAGAACTGATCTCCAATATGTACGGCGCCGTGGAAGTAGATAAAATGGTGAAGGACGGCATGCCGCGAAAAGAGGCCCTCAACACTTTTATGGGCAGGGTCCTCGGCTCCATTGACAAATAG
- a CDS encoding thioredoxin family protein, whose amino-acid sequence MIQELDKDNLSEIVGGNDTVFVQYSAGWCGNCRIMKPKFKKFASETENAAFVVADAEKFPESRKLASVDNLPTFAAFRNGQLVNQVQTNKTDVLKSFIEENK is encoded by the coding sequence ATGATACAGGAATTAGATAAAGACAACTTGTCTGAAATCGTAGGCGGAAACGATACGGTATTTGTTCAATATTCAGCCGGTTGGTGCGGAAATTGCCGGATTATGAAGCCTAAGTTCAAAAAGTTTGCTTCGGAAACCGAAAATGCGGCTTTTGTCGTGGCAGATGCGGAAAAATTCCCCGAATCCAGAAAACTGGCCAGCGTGGACAATCTCCCCACTTTTGCCGCTTTCAGGAACGGACAACTGGTGAACCAGGTGCAGACCAACAAGACCGACGTTTTAAAATCGTTTATCGAAGAAAACAAGTAA
- a CDS encoding peroxiredoxin, with protein sequence MALVGKKFPNIAVDAMSDMGDTFKVNVLEEAVKNNKKVILFWYPKDFTFVCPTELHAFQAALPEFEKRNTVVIGASCDTAEVHFAWLNTSKDNGGIEGVTYPLLADSNRNLANMLRILDLQSEVYNEETDSYVYEGDNVTYRATFLIDEEGTVFHESVNHMPVGRNVNEFLRLIDAYSHVQKNGEVCPANWEDGKEAMSATRTGVAEYLSAN encoded by the coding sequence ATGGCATTAGTAGGTAAAAAGTTCCCAAACATAGCTGTGGACGCTATGAGCGACATGGGTGATACATTCAAGGTGAATGTATTGGAAGAAGCAGTAAAAAACAACAAAAAGGTGATCCTGTTCTGGTATCCGAAAGACTTTACTTTCGTATGTCCTACGGAATTGCACGCTTTCCAGGCGGCTTTACCGGAATTCGAAAAAAGAAACACTGTTGTTATAGGTGCTTCCTGCGATACCGCCGAAGTACACTTTGCATGGCTCAATACTTCCAAGGACAACGGAGGTATAGAAGGTGTTACCTACCCCCTTCTTGCAGACAGCAACCGTAATCTGGCCAACATGTTGCGCATACTCGACCTGCAGTCCGAAGTTTATAACGAAGAGACCGATTCCTATGTATACGAAGGTGACAATGTAACCTACAGGGCTACTTTCCTTATTGACGAAGAAGGTACCGTATTTCACGAAAGTGTAAACCACATGCCCGTAGGACGGAATGTAAATGAATTTTTACGCCTTATTGACGCTTACAGTCATGTACAGAAAAACGGGGAAGTTTGTCCCGCCAACTGGGAAGACGGTAAAGAAGCAATGTCTGCAACCAGAACGGGAGTTGCCGAGTACCTGAGTGCAAACTAA
- the nhaC gene encoding Na+/H+ antiporter NhaC yields MEDKDNKIIENKELSIWEALIPVFALIGMLAYNVLFVYKDDALSGSNQFILLLGAAVAAIVGFANKVSYSRMMDEVAQNVKSTTGAILILLMVGALSGTWLVSGIIPSMIYYGLQILNPTIFLAACVIICAIISVATGSSWTTSATVGIALIGIGEALGISLGMTAGAVLSGAYFGDKMSPLSDTTNLAPAMAGTDLFTHIRYMSFTTVPTITVTLIVFIILGFTIDTTGKPDTQGILAAIDEAFYISPWLFIVPALVILMIIRKTQPLIALLIGTLLGGAFAIIFQPEIIVRIAGEDSLTFHSAYRGVMDAITIDTAVETSNPALNELFSAGGMAGMLGTIWLIICAMVFGGVMEAIGALARITDSLLKLFHTTFGLFASTVASCLALNATASDQYLAIVVPGKMFAKAYRDKGLAPENLSRSLEDSGTVTSVLIPWNTCGAYHSGVLGVSPAAYAGYAIFNWLSPFMTLFFAAFRIKIRQLAKK; encoded by the coding sequence ATGGAAGACAAAGACAATAAAATTATAGAGAACAAGGAACTGTCTATTTGGGAAGCCCTTATCCCCGTATTTGCACTCATAGGAATGCTGGCATACAACGTTCTTTTTGTTTATAAGGACGATGCCCTTTCCGGGTCTAACCAGTTTATCCTTTTGCTCGGTGCTGCGGTTGCAGCCATAGTAGGGTTTGCCAACAAGGTTTCTTACAGCCGTATGATGGACGAAGTGGCCCAGAACGTGAAATCCACTACAGGGGCCATTTTAATCCTGCTGATGGTGGGCGCGCTTTCGGGGACATGGCTGGTAAGCGGCATTATTCCTTCCATGATCTATTACGGTCTGCAAATACTAAACCCCACGATATTCCTGGCCGCCTGTGTTATTATCTGTGCCATTATTTCCGTGGCCACGGGAAGCAGCTGGACAACCTCGGCTACCGTGGGCATCGCATTGATAGGTATCGGTGAAGCACTGGGCATTTCGCTGGGAATGACGGCAGGTGCCGTACTCTCGGGAGCTTATTTCGGCGATAAAATGTCGCCGCTCAGCGATACTACCAATCTCGCCCCCGCCATGGCAGGTACCGATCTTTTTACACATATCCGTTATATGTCCTTTACAACCGTACCGACCATAACCGTCACTTTAATCGTGTTTATAATCCTCGGATTTACGATAGACACCACGGGAAAACCGGATACGCAAGGTATCCTGGCTGCCATTGATGAAGCTTTCTACATCTCTCCCTGGTTATTTATTGTCCCAGCGCTTGTTATTCTCATGATCATAAGAAAAACACAACCGCTCATAGCCCTGCTTATCGGCACCCTGCTCGGCGGTGCCTTTGCCATTATTTTTCAGCCGGAGATCATCGTCCGTATAGCCGGGGAAGATTCACTTACATTTCATTCCGCTTACAGAGGGGTTATGGATGCCATTACCATAGACACAGCCGTGGAAACTTCAAATCCCGCGCTCAATGAACTGTTCTCTGCCGGGGGCATGGCCGGCATGCTGGGCACCATATGGCTCATTATCTGTGCCATGGTATTCGGCGGCGTTATGGAAGCTATTGGTGCACTGGCCAGAATAACGGACAGTCTTTTAAAATTGTTCCACACTACATTCGGGTTGTTCGCCAGCACGGTGGCCAGTTGCCTTGCACTCAATGCCACGGCATCAGACCAGTATTTGGCGATTGTGGTTCCGGGAAAAATGTTTGCAAAAGCTTATAGGGATAAGGGACTGGCCCCGGAAAACCTGAGCAGGAGCCTGGAAGATTCCGGTACCGTAACTTCCGTTTTGATCCCGTGGAATACCTGTGGGGCCTATCACAGTGGTGTTCTGGGGGTTTCTCCGGCAGCTTATGCCGGATATGCCATATTCAACTGGCTCAGCCCGTTCATGACCCTGTTCTTTGCCGCATTCCGCATCAAGATCAGACAGCTCGCTAAAAAATAA
- a CDS encoding aminotransferase class I/II-fold pyridoxal phosphate-dependent enzyme — protein MAFDPANKIQDLQYFGEFGGVNPSVSDSSTYTFLSAKTMFDTFEGNTEGCYLYSRHSSPSNLYLGEALAALEGTETANVTASGMGAITAVILQCCDAGSHIVSGRTVYGGSYAFLKNFLPRLNIQTSFVDITSAEKVEAAITEKTRMLYCEAVSNPLLEIADIKALAAIAKKHNIPLVIDNTFSPLTIAPAQHGADVVIHSLTKFINGSSDCVGGAVCGSKEFCLSLKDVNDGAGMLLGSTMDSLRAASVLKNLRTLHIRIKKHSENALFLARQFEKDGFRVVYPGLESHPGHETMKKQMNPEYGFGGMMTLDVGSLDKANALMERMQHSNLGYLAVSLGFYKTLFSAPGTSTSSEIAPEEQKQMGLTDGLIRFSIGLDNDIERTYDMMKACMKALGI, from the coding sequence ATGGCATTTGACCCTGCAAATAAGATACAAGACCTGCAATATTTCGGTGAATTCGGCGGAGTAAACCCCTCCGTTTCCGATTCGTCCACTTACACTTTTCTTTCGGCCAAGACCATGTTCGATACTTTTGAAGGCAATACGGAAGGCTGTTACCTGTATTCAAGGCATTCCTCACCTTCCAATCTTTACCTGGGCGAAGCGCTCGCGGCCCTGGAAGGTACGGAAACGGCCAATGTCACCGCCAGCGGTATGGGAGCCATTACCGCCGTTATCCTGCAATGCTGCGATGCGGGGAGCCACATAGTTTCGGGAAGAACGGTTTACGGGGGTTCCTATGCCTTTCTGAAGAATTTCCTGCCCCGGCTGAATATTCAAACCTCCTTTGTGGATATCACTTCAGCCGAAAAAGTGGAAGCGGCCATTACCGAAAAGACCAGAATGCTCTATTGCGAAGCGGTAAGCAACCCCTTGCTGGAAATAGCCGATATCAAGGCATTGGCCGCTATTGCCAAAAAACACAATATTCCGCTGGTTATAGACAATACATTTTCCCCGCTCACCATAGCCCCGGCACAACACGGTGCGGATGTGGTTATCCACAGCCTTACGAAATTCATCAACGGCAGCAGCGACTGTGTGGGCGGTGCGGTTTGCGGCAGCAAGGAGTTCTGCCTGTCCCTGAAAGATGTCAATGACGGCGCAGGGATGCTTTTAGGCAGTACCATGGACAGCCTGAGAGCGGCATCTGTACTTAAAAACCTCAGAACCCTGCACATCCGGATAAAAAAACACAGTGAAAATGCCCTGTTCCTTGCCAGGCAGTTTGAAAAAGACGGTTTTCGCGTCGTTTATCCCGGGCTGGAATCCCATCCCGGACATGAAACCATGAAAAAGCAGATGAACCCCGAATACGGCTTCGGGGGGATGATGACCCTTGATGTGGGATCGCTTGACAAGGCCAATGCCCTGATGGAACGCATGCAACACAGCAATCTGGGCTACCTGGCCGTAAGCCTCGGGTTTTACAAAACGCTTTTCAGCGCCCCCGGGACTTCCACCTCATCGGAAATAGCTCCCGAAGAACAAAAGCAAATGGGCCTTACCGACGGACTTATCCGTTTTTCCATCGGCCTTGACAATGACATCGAACGAACCTATGACATGATGAAAGCATGCATGAAAGCCCTTGGGATATGA
- a CDS encoding terpene synthase family protein, giving the protein MQKEFKAPVPKYPWSYFIGPFAESLYSEERQWIDTDYTFMSGPTRERYKRHGLVQAASYMFPAAKTMEQLRPIARFMVWLTLYDDYYEVCPVDELEHIRDHIMDVMLGKAPEEGDIGLIKQVAKSREEFKPFVSDYWFERWAQNFYRYTTYGIMEETPYKLSKQYPTLDNLLLIREYSISMYPYGDPVEPSIGYIVPRHVSEHPVIERLKMLMCRIMAIQNDFASLEKELLVDTELLNIVFVLQHQYKISLEEACAEAMNIHDAYVEEFDRLYRNLSDYDFYNEEVERFVYHMILMITGLGAWYQQGISDRYTVPGAFPKPEYGKNMNSAK; this is encoded by the coding sequence ATGCAAAAAGAATTTAAAGCTCCGGTACCAAAATATCCCTGGTCCTATTTTATCGGTCCCTTTGCCGAATCTCTTTATAGTGAAGAACGCCAATGGATAGATACCGATTATACTTTTATGTCCGGACCTACAAGAGAAAGGTACAAACGGCATGGCCTGGTACAGGCGGCATCTTATATGTTCCCCGCGGCAAAAACCATGGAACAGCTTCGCCCTATAGCCCGGTTTATGGTGTGGTTAACATTATATGATGACTATTACGAGGTTTGTCCTGTGGATGAATTAGAGCATATCAGAGACCATATAATGGATGTAATGCTGGGCAAAGCCCCTGAAGAGGGCGATATAGGCCTCATAAAGCAGGTAGCAAAAAGCAGGGAAGAATTCAAACCTTTTGTTTCAGACTACTGGTTTGAACGGTGGGCACAAAATTTTTACCGCTATACCACGTATGGTATAATGGAAGAAACACCTTATAAGTTATCCAAACAATATCCCACCTTAGACAACCTCCTGCTCATCCGGGAATATTCGATATCTATGTACCCTTACGGTGATCCTGTAGAGCCTTCTATTGGTTATATAGTACCGAGACACGTTTCCGAACACCCGGTTATAGAACGCCTTAAAATGTTGATGTGCCGTATTATGGCTATCCAAAATGATTTTGCTTCCCTGGAAAAAGAGCTTTTGGTGGATACAGAACTTTTAAATATAGTGTTTGTTCTACAGCATCAATATAAAATATCATTAGAGGAGGCCTGTGCAGAGGCCATGAATATACACGATGCATATGTCGAGGAATTTGACCGTCTCTATAGGAATTTGTCTGATTATGACTTCTACAATGAAGAGGTGGAAAGATTTGTATACCATATGATACTGATGATAACAGGGTTGGGGGCGTGGTATCAGCAAGGAATTTCTGATCGTTATACCGTTCCCGGGGCATTCCCGAAACCTGAATATGGTAAAAACATGAATAGTGCAAAATAA
- the metE gene encoding 5-methyltetrahydropteroyltriglutamate--homocysteine S-methyltransferase gives MQKNNLGYPRIGARRELKKACERYWSGKIDREELLSVAEKLRRQNWTVQQEAGIDLVPCNDFSFYDQVLDMSLSLGAIPKRYTPVLTQNRENTELDLYFAMARGYQKDGLDITAMEMTKWFDTNYHYIVPEFYKEQEFKWFSSKITEEFTEAKKAVKKTPKPVLIGPVSYLLLGKEKEEGFHRIDLLKKLLPVYVEILSELKALGAEWIQLDEPFLSLDLTEKEKEAYKTAYEAIAKACKGINIMVATYFEEPGDNTALAVSLPVSALHIDLVRAPQQLDAILEAAPESLSLSLGVVDGRNIWKNNYEKSLDYIRKAIDAIGEERLFIAPSCSLLHTPYDLDAETGIDPEIKNWLAFAKQKLGEISDLSDILEGNEGLLEENRKAIESRRISSQIHKQEVKDRVAAISEKDTTRHVGFALRQKIQKNRFGLPLYPTTTIGSFPQTTDIRRLRARLKKGELTRAEYEARIEKATIEAIRTQEKIGLDVLVHGEFERNDMVEYFGELLEGFLFTRNGWVQSYGSRCVKPPIIYGDVSRPEDMTVRWSRFAQQHTDRIVKGMLTGPVTILQWSFVRDDQARSATTFQIALAIRDEVVALEKAGISMIQIDEPAIREGLPLRKKDWPAYLNWAIGAFRIAASGVQDETQIHTHMCYSEFNDIIEHIAAMDADVITIETSRSQMELLEAFADFKYPNEIGPGVYDIHSPRVPTVEEMVTLLRKASALLPEENIWVNPDCGLKTRKWEETEAALTNMVQAAKKIREKVEQVVS, from the coding sequence ATGCAAAAAAACAATTTGGGTTACCCCCGTATCGGCGCCCGTCGTGAATTGAAAAAGGCCTGTGAACGGTACTGGTCGGGCAAGATTGACCGGGAAGAACTCCTCTCGGTCGCCGAAAAACTGCGCAGGCAGAACTGGACCGTACAACAGGAAGCGGGCATAGACCTGGTGCCCTGCAATGATTTCAGCTTTTACGACCAGGTCCTGGACATGTCACTTTCCCTGGGAGCCATTCCGAAACGCTATACCCCGGTATTGACACAGAACAGGGAAAACACCGAACTCGACCTGTACTTTGCCATGGCCAGGGGCTATCAGAAAGACGGACTGGACATCACGGCCATGGAAATGACCAAGTGGTTCGACACCAATTATCATTATATCGTTCCGGAATTTTACAAAGAACAGGAGTTCAAATGGTTCTCCTCCAAAATAACCGAAGAGTTCACGGAAGCCAAAAAGGCAGTAAAAAAAACACCGAAACCGGTACTCATAGGCCCTGTATCTTATTTGTTACTGGGCAAGGAAAAAGAAGAAGGTTTTCACCGTATTGACCTTCTGAAAAAACTGCTTCCCGTTTATGTGGAAATCCTGAGCGAACTCAAGGCACTGGGCGCGGAATGGATACAACTCGACGAACCCTTTTTGTCCCTTGACCTTACCGAAAAAGAAAAAGAAGCCTACAAAACAGCCTACGAAGCCATTGCAAAAGCGTGCAAGGGCATAAACATTATGGTAGCCACCTATTTCGAGGAACCGGGAGACAATACCGCCCTGGCCGTTTCCCTGCCCGTGTCTGCCCTGCATATAGACCTGGTACGGGCCCCGCAACAGCTCGATGCCATATTGGAAGCAGCTCCGGAAAGCCTGTCACTCTCACTCGGGGTTGTGGACGGGCGCAATATCTGGAAAAACAATTATGAAAAATCACTGGACTACATCCGAAAGGCCATTGATGCAATCGGTGAAGAACGCCTGTTTATAGCACCTTCGTGCTCCCTGCTCCACACACCTTACGACCTGGATGCAGAAACCGGTATTGATCCCGAAATAAAGAACTGGCTGGCCTTTGCAAAACAAAAACTGGGAGAAATATCCGATCTTTCCGATATCCTGGAAGGCAATGAGGGCCTGCTGGAAGAAAACCGGAAGGCCATTGAAAGCAGGCGTATATCATCGCAAATTCACAAACAGGAAGTCAAGGACCGGGTAGCAGCCATTTCCGAGAAGGACACTACCCGGCACGTGGGCTTTGCCCTTCGGCAAAAAATTCAGAAAAACCGTTTCGGGCTGCCACTTTACCCTACTACTACCATCGGTTCGTTTCCCCAAACCACAGATATCCGGAGATTACGGGCCAGGTTAAAGAAAGGTGAACTCACCCGGGCCGAATACGAAGCCAGAATTGAAAAAGCCACTATAGAAGCCATCCGTACCCAGGAAAAAATAGGACTGGACGTATTGGTCCACGGTGAATTTGAACGCAACGACATGGTGGAATATTTCGGGGAACTGCTGGAAGGATTCCTCTTTACCAGGAACGGCTGGGTACAAAGCTACGGCAGCCGGTGTGTAAAACCCCCGATCATCTACGGTGACGTAAGCCGGCCGGAAGACATGACCGTACGCTGGAGCCGCTTTGCACAACAACATACCGACAGGATCGTGAAGGGAATGCTTACCGGCCCCGTGACCATCCTGCAATGGTCTTTTGTACGGGACGATCAGGCACGTTCGGCAACTACATTCCAGATTGCCCTGGCCATAAGGGATGAAGTTGTAGCCCTGGAAAAGGCAGGTATTTCAATGATCCAGATCGACGAACCTGCCATACGGGAAGGTTTGCCACTCCGAAAGAAGGACTGGCCTGCCTACCTGAACTGGGCCATCGGGGCATTCCGTATCGCTGCCAGTGGTGTTCAGGACGAAACCCAGATACACACCCATATGTGCTACAGTGAGTTTAACGACATCATTGAACACATTGCCGCCATGGACGCCGATGTGATCACCATTGAAACTTCGCGTTCACAAATGGAACTCCTGGAAGCATTTGCAGATTTCAAATATCCGAATGAAATAGGTCCGGGGGTTTACGACATTCACTCCCCGAGGGTACCTACCGTAGAAGAAATGGTAACCTTGCTCCGGAAAGCAAGCGCCTTACTCCCGGAAGAGAATATCTGGGTAAACCCGGATTGCGGCCTTAAAACCCGGAAGTGGGAAGAGACCGAAGCGGCCCTCACCAATATGGTACAGGCAGCCAAAAAGATAAGGGAAAAAGTAGAACAGGTTGTTTCTTAG